From one Amaranthus tricolor cultivar Red isolate AtriRed21 chromosome 17, ASM2621246v1, whole genome shotgun sequence genomic stretch:
- the LOC130804432 gene encoding uncharacterized protein LOC130804432, which produces MGDNQSNAEMLKVIVDQLHVMHDGMKRHETRMDAIGETLLRVGRRVEELENSTPTHGESHFRNNQEDRSFKLDLPEFDGSSDPEVFYDWDQYVKLTRLNQGERNIDEYVREFEKLSLVCDIQEKEPLKIARFTKGLSKPISNKVDLLPYSTYDEVVKAARKVEAQNKEEKPKNAPRPPFRAFSSAGKVDSFPSPSKSTVPTNPSKTYGGKPDFKQDASKRTCYKCHERGHIASECPKRNTLTIQEGEWGSEEEEEEEEYEEYGAEENDAPLCGVVRRLLHSEPLKDMQQRENLFHTRCKVQDKVFDVIVDGGSCTDVASTELVSKLKLPTRNHAKPYKLNWLDNDTGLKVKKQALVSFTIGNFYDERWCDVLPMSACHILLGRPWQFDRKAIHDGVSNVYTVTTKLGKKIRLLPLPPKVEPMVEKKPNFLMSRKEFEEECVIEGGGFLLIVKPIVDDVSHVANSIPLRNLLKEFADVFPDDLPKGLPPFRGIEHAIDLVPGASLPNKAAYRCNPEQAKELQRQVEELMEKGYVRESLSPCAVPALLVPKKEGTWRMCIDSRAINNITIKYRFPMPRLQDMLDELIRS; this is translated from the exons ATGGGTGATAATCAGTCCAATGCCGAAATGTTAAAAGTAATCGTGGATCAACTTCATGTAATGCACGATGGAATGAAGAGGCATGAAACAAGAATGGATGCCATTGGAGAGACGTTGCTTAGAGTGGGTAGAAGGGTAGAGGAATTAGAGAATTCTACTCCCACCCATGGCGAGTCCCATTTTCGTAACAATCAAGAAGATAGAAGTTTCAAACTAGACCTTCCTGAATTTGATGGTTCTAGTGATCCGGAGGTTTTTTATGATTGG GATCAATATGTCAAATTAACTCGCCTAAATCAAGGTGAGCGTAATATTGATGAATATGTACGTGAGTTTGAGAAGCTTAGCTTGGTGTGTGACATACAAGAGAAGGAACCACTCAAAATTGCGCGTTTCACAAAGGGGCTTTCTAAACCAATCTCTAATAAGGTGGATCTTCTACCTTATTCCACTTATGATGAGGTTGTGAAAGCTGCTAGGAAGGTTGAAGCACAAAACAAAGAGGAGAAGCCGAAGAATGCTCCAAGACCCCCTTTTAGAGCGTTCTCTTCCGCGGGAAAAGTTGATTCTTTTCCTAGCCCTTCTAAATCAACTGTTCCTACTAACCCTTCGAAAACTTATGGAGGAAAACCAGATTTCaagcaagatgcatccaaaagaACTTGTTACAAGTGTCATGAaagaggacatattgctagtgaatgtccaAAACGGAATACACTTACTATTCAAGAAGGAGAGTGGGGTtccgaagaagaggaagaggaggaggaaTATGAGGAATATGGTGCTGAAGAAAATGACGCTCCATTATGTGGTGTTGTGAGAAGACTTCTACATTCCGAACCTCTCAAAGATATGCAACAACGAGAGAACCtttttcatactagatgcaaggTTCAAGACAAGGTTTTTGATGTGATTGTTGATGGAGGATCATGCACGGATGTGGCCTCAACTGAACTTGTAAGTAAGCTTAAATTACCTACACGAAATCATGCTAAACCTTACAAGTTAAATTGGCTGGATAATGACACCGGTTTAAAGGTTAAGAAACAAGCACTAGTTTCATTCACTATAGGAAATTTTTATGATGAACGTTGGTGTGACGTTTTACCTATGAGTGCGTGTCATATTTTGCTTGGtagaccatggcaatttgatAGAAAAGCTATTCATGATGGTGTTTCTAATGTCTATACGGTCACTACCAAATTAGGAAAGAAGATTAGGTTGTTACCTTTGCCCCCTAAGGTTGAACCTATGGTGGAAAAGAAACCAAACTTCCTTATGTCTAGGAAGGAGTTTGAGGAAGAATGCGTGATAGAAGGAGGAGGGTTTCTGCTTATTGTAAAGCccattgttgatgatgtttctcATGTGGCTAACTCTATTCCGTTGAGAAACTTGCTTAAAGAATTTGCAGATGTGTTTCCCGATGATTTGCCTAAAGGGTTGCCTCCATTTCGTGGTATTGAACATGCAATTGATTTGGTACCGGGAGCCTCATTACCAAACAAGGCAGCCTATAGATGCAATCCCGAGCAAGctaaggagttgcaaagacaagTTGAAGAACTCATGGAAAAGGGCTATGTGCGTGAAAGCCTTAGTCCATGTGCGGTGCCTGCCCTTTTGGTGCCAAAGAAAGAAGGAACTTGGaggatgtgtattgatagtcGTGCCATCAACAACATAACTATTAAATATAGATTTCCCATGCCAAGGCTACAagacatgcttgatgaattaa TTCGTTCATGA